The Raphanus sativus cultivar WK10039 chromosome 2, ASM80110v3, whole genome shotgun sequence genome includes a region encoding these proteins:
- the LOC108824634 gene encoding dof zinc finger protein DOF5.1, whose amino-acid sequence MVFSSFPNYSDSSNWQQHQPITTTVGFTGNNISQQFLPHHPLPPQPQQTPPPLHHNGNGGGGGGPGGPGGLIRPGSMAERARLANIPLPETALKCPRCDSTNTKFCYFNNYNLTQPRHFCKACRRYWTRGGALRSVPVGGGCRRNKKTKNSGGGGGSSSSGNSKSQDSTTSNDQYHHRALSNNQMGPPSSSTSLSSLLSSYNAGLIPGHDHNSNNNNIVGLGSSLSPLKLMHPLDFTDNFTLQYGAVSAPSYHTGGGSSGGSGGGGASAILTGLDQWRFPATHNQLPLLAGLDNSSSSGLYPYDQNPGYGLVTGSGQYRPKNIFHNLVSSSSSSSSASSAMVTATASQLPSVKMEDSNNQLNMSRQLFGNEQELWNIHGTAASTAAATTSSWSDVSNNFSSSSTSNI is encoded by the exons ATGGTTTTTTCTTCATTCCCCAATTATTCTGATTCATCAAACTGGCAACAA CATCAACCAATCACAACCACCGTTGGATTCACGGGAAACAACATCAGCCAGCAATTCCTCCCTCACCATCCCCTCCCACCGCAACCGCAACAAACGCCTCCACCGCTTCACCACAACGGTAACGGTGGCGGAGGTGGTGGTCCCGGTGGACCAGGCGGATTAATCCGGCCAGGTTCGATGGCTGAAAGGGCAAGGCTAGCCAACATACCACTGCCGGAAACAGCCTTAAAATGTCCAAGATGTGACTCAACTAACACCAAATTCTGCTACTTCAACAACTACAATCTCACTCAACCTCGCCACTTCTGCAAAGCCTGCCGCCGTTACTGGACACGTGGCGGCGCACTAAGGAGCGTTCCTGTTGGTGGTGGTTGCCGTAGaaacaaaaaaaccaaaaacagcGGCGGTGGCGGCGGTAGCAGCAGTAGCGGCAACAGTAAGTCACAAGATAGCACCACAAGCAACGACCAATACCACCACCGAGCCCTGTCTAACAATCAGATGGGACCACCTTCTTCGTCGACTTCTCTGAGCTCGTTGCTGTCTTCTTACAACGCTGGATTGATCCCCGGACATGATCATAATAGCAATAACAACAACATAGTTGGACTTGGATCATCTTTGTCTCCTCTCAAGCTCATGCATCCGTTAGATTTCACCGACAACTTCACCTTACAATATGGCGCAGTTTCAGCTCCTTCTTATCATACAGGCGGTGGAAGCAGCGGCGGAAGCGGTGGTGGAGGAGCGTCAGCTATTTTGACTGGTTTGGACCAGTGGAGGTTCCCGGCAACACATAACCAACTTCCTTTGCTAGCTGGTTTAGACAATTCTTCATCTTCCGGGTTATACCCGTATGACCAGAATCCGGGTTACGGATTAGTCACTGGATCGGGTCAGTACCGACCTAAGAACATCTTCCATAACcttgtttcctcttcttcttcttcttcttctgcttcatcAGCTATGGTTACAGCCACCGCGTCGCAACTACCTTCAGTGAAAATGGAAGATAGTAACAATCAACTCAACATGTCCAGACAACTTTTTGGGAACGAACAAGAGCTTTGGAATATTCATGGGACTGCAGCATCTACCGCAGCCGCAACAACTAGTTCGTGGAGTGATGTCTCTAATAACTTTAGTTCTTCTTCTACTAGCAatatataa
- the LOC108837166 gene encoding short-chain dehydrogenase TIC 32 B, chloroplastic-like, with protein MGIYSLITGRRGPSGFGSASTAEEVTQGIGATHLTATITGGTGGIGMETARVMAKRGAHVVIGARNMGAAEHAKTEILRQNANARVTLLYLDLSSFKSIKAFVHNFHALHLPLNVLINNAGVMFCPYQLSDDGIELQFVTNHIGHFLLTNLLLDTMKTTAKTSGVEGRILNISSIAHIYTYQEGIQFDSINDISCYSDKKSYGQSKLANILHASELSRQVQEEGVNITVNSVHPGLILTNLFQHTALLMRFLKFFSFYLWKNIPQGAATTCYVALHPSLKGVTGKYFADCNEVIPTKLARDDTLAQKLWDFSVKLINSVSKKNYLGFEDTS; from the exons ATGGGAATATATTCGCTAATCACAGGGAGAAGAGGACCAAGTGGGTTTGGATCAGCTTCAACTGCTGAAGAGGTTACTCAAGGGATTGGTGCAACTCATCTCACTGCAACTATCACTG GAGGGACAGGAGGGATAGGAATGGAGACAGCGAGGGTGATGGCGAAAAGAGGTGCCCATGTGGTGATTGGTGCCCGAAACATGGGAGCTGCAGAACACGCCAAAACCGAGATTCTCAGACAAAACGCAAACGCACGTGTCACCCTCCTCTACTTAGATCTCTCTTCGTTCAAATCCATCAAAGCCTTTGTCCACAACTTTCATGCCCTCCATCTTCCTCTCAATGTCCTCat AAACAATGCAGGAGTAATGTTCTGTCCATACCAACTCTCTGATGATGGAATTGAGTTGCAGTTTGTAACAAATCACATTG GTCACTTTCTGTTGACAAACTTGCTCCTAGACACAATGAAGACCACAGCTAAAACCAGTGGTGTTGAAGGAAGAATTTTGAATATATCATCTATAGCTCATATCTATACTTACCAAGAAGGAATTCAATTCGACAGCATCAATGACATTAGCTG TTACTCGGATAAAAAATCTTACGGACAGTCAAAACTAGCCAATATATTGCACGCGAGTGAGCTATCGCGTCAAGTTCAG GAAGAGGGAGTAAACATAACAGTGAACTCAGTGCACCCAGGTCTCATCCTCACCAATCTCTTCCAACACACTGCTCTTTTAAtga GGTTCTTGAAGTTCTTCAGCTTCTACTTGTGGAAAAATATACCTCAG GGAGCAGCTACAACATGTTATGTTGCTCTGCATCCAAGTCTGAAGGGAGTAACAGGAAAGTACTTTGCAGATTGCAACGAAGTCATTCCAACCAAACTTGCTAGAGATGACACTTTGGCACAAAAGCTGTGGGATTTTAGTGTTAAGCTCATCAACTCTGTTTCTAAAAAGAACTACCTGGGTTTCGAGGACACCAGTTAA
- the LOC108824116 gene encoding kinetochore-associated protein KNL-2 homolog, whose translation MADNPNPDDDISYHQKTVILRDWWLIKCSIEFQGKRFGVAGTQIAETGAVRVFTSCPIIRAFDVFTLEASDGVCIILRGFLNKQRLLQSGFLPQISREFIFGFPPCWESKCNHCFVGVPSGSPINKEASRTILSPCNNAKSNLEDSSIPSVVEKKNNTVETNDTVGGGSSRKMSLRLHSKSLELMKKNTSNDGGVSKDVCEVINIEVDGCGENHTGADNAVDKVTSASATEESLLTTTTTSEQRNGKLKVTKTSPSGGSSKRGKSKKSEKILKGDSETMTRSRSKVIDNLSVGNTIRKIDFDEEVTPEKDAKKHKTNSAVVSPDSLGQKRSRSGRVLVSPLEFWRNEVPVYDLDRNLIQVNEGTPPSRGKGSVSRKPRR comes from the exons ATGGCTGACAATCCCAATCCAGACGACGATATCTCGTATCACCAGAAAACG gtgataCTGAGAGATTGGTGGCTGATTAAATGCTCAATCGAATTCCAAGGCAAACGATTTGGTGTTGCTGGCACCCAGATTGCTGA GACAGGAGCAGTGCGTGTTTTCACATCTTGTCCGATTATCAGAGCGTTCGATGTTTTCACACTCGAAGCATCTGACGGAGTATGCATCATCCTACGTGGCTTTCTCAACAAACAACGCCTCCTTCAATCTGGCTTTCTCCCTCAG ATTTCCCGTGAGTTCATCTTCGGGTTTCCTCCTTGTTGGGAATCCAAATGTAACCATTGCTTCGTTGGTGTCCCTTCTGGATCTCCTATCAATAAAGAAG CTTCTCGTACCATTTTGTCTCCTTGCAACAACGCTAAATCGAATCTAGAGGATAGTAGTATTCCATCTGTGGttgagaagaagaacaacacgGTGGAGACTAATGATACTGTTGGCGGCGGTTCTTCAAGGAAAATGTCTCTTCGTCTGCACTCCAAATCTCTTGAGCTGATGAAGAAGAATACGAGTAACGATGGTGGTGTATCAAAAGATGTGTGTGAGGTTATCAATATCGAAGTGGATGGATGTGGTGAGAATCATACTGGTGCAGATAATGCTGTTGATAAAGTTACAAGTGCGAGTGCTACTGAAGAATCACTactgacgacgacgacgacttCGGAACAGCGAAATGGTAAGCTCAAGGTAACGAAAACATCTCCAAGTGGCGGTAGCAGCAAGCGCGGAAAATCAAAGAAAAGTGAGAAGATCCTTAAAGGGGATTCAGAGACTATGACTCGTTCAAGGTCCAAGGTTATAGACAACTTATCAGTGGGGAATACAATCAGGAAGATCGACTTTGATGAGGAG GTAACACCGGAGAAAGATGCGAAGAAGCACAAGACAAACAGTGCAGTAGTGTCTCCTGATTCATTAGGACAGAAACGGTCAAGATCAG GAAGGGTGCTAGTGTCACCATTAGAGTTCTGGCGCAACGAAGTTCCTGTTTATGATTTG GATCGGAATCTTATCCAAGTAAACGAAGGCACTCCTCCATCTAGAG GAAAAGGATCCGTTTCTCGAAAGCCGAGAAGATAA